DNA sequence from the Pempheris klunzingeri isolate RE-2024b chromosome 9, fPemKlu1.hap1, whole genome shotgun sequence genome:
tttatcacaACTCGTCTATCTCAGTGCTATTGGATTTCAGTGGACTAAATATGGCTCAAAACTGGATTGAAATGAATCTTTAGATCTGTGATACAAAGATCCATGATAACGCTGTCCAGTGCAATAGGAAAAAGGCTTCTACCAGTGTAGGCTAGTCCAGTGCATGAGATAAATTTATATGTGTGACCCACTTTTTTggtcccatttttttttttcaataacagACCACTGAAAAAAGGAGCATTTCCCCAAAACAGAAGAATtagaaaaaacactgtaaaattaAGATACATTATCATCTGGCAAACATCTATTAAGTGTCTTTGTAAAGTCCTGAAAATGTCTCTAGTGGGAGAATCTTTGTCCTAGTGGCAAAAAAACCTAGTGGCACACACATCTTTGCAGCATTCAGAAAGCCCTAATGCTTTTGCACCAATTTGATTTGTACTGTCCGACAAAGCTTCTGAGTCTCTGTCAATCACATCACCCCTTCTCTGCATGTTCCTTCTTTGAGCCGGAGGAGCCCTGACTGCTGACAAAAAGCTGCGATCAGTCGTCAGGTGAGCACACCAGGTGAAGCTGGTCTGGGCTTCCCACGCTGCCTGTGCTTGAGCTGCCGTCCCCCAGGTCCCGGGCCACCATGCAGGGCAGGTTGAGCTCGGTGGACCCTCCGGGGCTGGAGTCACTCCTGCTGACACACTCCTCCTCCAGGACCAGACACAGCTCTTTCAGGTCCAAATTCTCCTTCACCAGCCCGTCCTGCATGCGCTCCAGGTCGGCGAGCTTTTTCAAGTAGCCGCCCAGGTCCTCCCGCATCACTTTGGCTGCGTGATGCCCGAACAGCTGCCATTCCCTGGCCAGCTTCTTCACTTTGAGCCGGTCGTCGTCCAGGAAGCAGCACAGGTCCCGCAGCTCCACGTTTTCCTCCTGCAGGCGCTGATTGATGACTTTCAGTTCCCTGATTTCAAGGAGGTGTCCCTGCAGCTGTTTATTTACCTCTTTTATCAGCCGTCCTCGCTGGATGAGAGCTGATATTTTATCCGACTCCTCTTTACGCAGCCGGCTCACCAGCTCCTCTTTGGAGCACGCCAGCAAATCCTCGTCAGACATCTTTGACAGCTCTCTATTTATTATCTCGCCGTCGCTACCCATTTTCTATTAAAAACCTACACCTAGAGGGTACCTGAGAGTATATTAAAAGCGCTGAGATGTAGCTGGATGCTCAACACATCACATCCTCGTCTTCATCTGCATCCAGCGTGTTCCAGATGTCATGTGTGCGATCACGACAGCACCGGAGGCCAAATCATAGCAGAAACATGTGATATCTTTAATTAGATGGCTTTCTTCGAGGCGCTGTGACTTCAGTGTTATTTTGTGCCGAACCCAGTGGCTGATCTCCGTGGGCAATGTCTTAATGAGGTCGTGTATGAAAATGCACCGCAACCCCCCGTTAATGTCAGTCTGTCATCCTCTCAACAGCAGGCTGTGCTCCCCAA
Encoded proteins:
- the ccdc85b gene encoding coiled-coil domain-containing protein 85B; the encoded protein is MGSDGEIINRELSKMSDEDLLACSKEELVSRLRKEESDKISALIQRGRLIKEVNKQLQGHLLEIRELKVINQRLQEENVELRDLCCFLDDDRLKVKKLAREWQLFGHHAAKVMREDLGGYLKKLADLERMQDGLVKENLDLKELCLVLEEECVSRSDSSPGGSTELNLPCMVARDLGDGSSSTGSVGSPDQLHLVCSPDD